From a single Corynebacterium kroppenstedtii DSM 44385 genomic region:
- a CDS encoding NUDIX hydrolase, producing MYHSGDGWAIQANGARFWGVEGAAGLLLRAPGPDGLPMVLMQYRAEWTSMPLTWGVPGGARDADETVEEAALREAIEEAGLNPDDVTVVQKQVTTRVPVDYAVRRAPAEDWPRLPWYTSLTGKRWVGLMDPSVREWTYTTVSAFASHPLEVHKNNESIELVWVPESEIESLDLMAPFRSSLPMTSSVVQRGDVSQPTMRANESGEGALWVVPR from the coding sequence ATGTACCACAGTGGAGACGGTTGGGCAATTCAAGCAAACGGTGCGCGGTTCTGGGGAGTCGAAGGAGCAGCGGGTTTGCTGCTTCGAGCGCCGGGGCCTGATGGTCTTCCTATGGTCCTCATGCAATATCGTGCCGAGTGGACATCAATGCCTCTCACCTGGGGTGTACCAGGCGGGGCACGTGATGCGGATGAAACAGTCGAAGAAGCCGCGTTACGTGAAGCCATTGAAGAAGCCGGCCTCAATCCGGACGATGTCACCGTCGTTCAAAAACAAGTGACGACGCGGGTCCCCGTGGATTATGCGGTGCGGAGAGCACCGGCCGAAGATTGGCCGCGTTTACCCTGGTACACCTCGCTGACGGGGAAGCGTTGGGTGGGGCTCATGGACCCCAGTGTGCGCGAGTGGACATATACGACAGTGTCGGCTTTTGCTTCTCATCCGCTTGAGGTGCACAAGAATAATGAATCCATTGAACTGGTGTGGGTGCCGGAATCCGAGATTGAAAGTTTGGATTTAATGGCTCCGTTCCGGAGCTCGTTGCCGATGACGTCGAGTGTCGTTCAGCGTGGCGATGTTTCTCAGCCGACGATGCGCGCTAATGAGTCCGGCGAGGGCGCGCTGTGGGTGGTGCCTCGGTAG
- a CDS encoding MFS transporter — translation MIPEKDAWRALVALCIGFFMILLDQTIVAVATPDFQSALNADYSQVLWVTSVYLLTYAVPLLVTGRLGDHIGPKNVYVAGMVVFTLSSLGCGLAPDIHWLIAARAVQGLGAALLTPQTMSVINRIFARERRGAAMGLWGATAGMAGLAGPVLGGLLTTWIGWEWIFFVNVPIGVVSVIMVLKWVPQLPTRNHGYDWGGIVTSVIAVFLLVFALQEGGNVNWAPWIWIMIAASVVVFGIFIMIEKWGAQRGVEVLVPLSLFKDKNFSVGNISITTMGFAVAGPMVPIMIYFQQFHHMSALKAGLMMVPMALISGLLSPFVGRLSDTVPPRRLSLTGFTFMTLSMLCYFLVMKPDTSVWWMFVPIALQGLGNAFVWAPNSTTTMRDLPMEKTGAGSGVYNTTRQVGSVIGSATVAATLDVFMQHTDPVSSLGWTMIFPAAVLLIGLVVVTQFQGTTAATRGK, via the coding sequence ATGATCCCAGAGAAAGACGCGTGGCGCGCATTAGTGGCGCTCTGCATCGGCTTTTTTATGATCCTTTTGGACCAGACCATTGTGGCAGTGGCAACCCCTGATTTTCAGAGTGCGCTGAACGCCGACTACAGCCAAGTGCTGTGGGTCACGTCGGTGTACCTCCTGACCTACGCAGTCCCACTGCTGGTCACAGGCCGATTAGGAGACCACATCGGGCCGAAGAACGTCTATGTCGCCGGCATGGTCGTCTTCACTCTCTCGTCCCTGGGCTGTGGTTTAGCCCCGGATATTCATTGGCTGATCGCCGCTCGTGCTGTTCAGGGCCTGGGTGCTGCGCTGTTGACACCTCAAACCATGAGCGTGATTAACCGAATCTTCGCCCGTGAGCGTCGCGGCGCGGCCATGGGGTTATGGGGTGCCACCGCCGGAATGGCAGGCTTGGCCGGCCCGGTTCTCGGTGGGTTACTGACCACATGGATCGGTTGGGAATGGATTTTCTTCGTTAACGTCCCGATCGGCGTGGTCTCAGTCATCATGGTGCTCAAGTGGGTGCCACAATTGCCGACGAGAAACCACGGCTACGACTGGGGCGGCATCGTGACCTCTGTCATCGCAGTGTTCTTGCTGGTCTTCGCGCTCCAGGAGGGCGGTAACGTGAACTGGGCTCCGTGGATCTGGATCATGATCGCAGCGTCCGTCGTCGTCTTCGGTATTTTCATCATGATCGAGAAGTGGGGCGCTCAGCGCGGTGTCGAGGTGCTCGTCCCGCTGTCGCTCTTTAAGGACAAGAATTTCTCGGTGGGGAATATTTCGATCACGACGATGGGCTTCGCTGTGGCAGGCCCGATGGTCCCGATCATGATTTACTTCCAGCAGTTCCACCACATGTCGGCCCTGAAAGCCGGCCTGATGATGGTGCCGATGGCTCTGATTTCAGGTTTGCTATCCCCATTTGTCGGCCGTTTGTCAGATACGGTGCCACCCCGTCGGCTATCGCTGACCGGATTTACGTTCATGACGCTGTCCATGCTCTGCTACTTCCTGGTGATGAAGCCGGATACGTCGGTGTGGTGGATGTTTGTACCCATCGCGCTGCAGGGGTTGGGGAACGCGTTCGTGTGGGCGCCCAATTCGACGACCACGATGCGGGACCTCCCGATGGAGAAAACGGGCGCTGGTTCAGGCGTGTACAACACCACGCGCCAAGTGGGTTCGGTGATCGGGTCCGCGACCGTTGCAGCGACGCTCGATGTGTTCATGCAGCATACCGACCCAGTGTCCTCTTTGGGCTGGACGATGATTTTCCCGGCAGCGGTGTTATTGATCGGTTTGGTCGTCGTGACGCAATTCCAAGGAACAACCGCTGCAACGCGCGGAAAGTAG
- a CDS encoding 6-phosphofructokinase: MRIATLTSGGDCPGLNAVIRGIVRTASSEYGSTVVGYEDGWVGLLEDRRIQLYDDEEIDRVLLRGGTILGTGRLHPDKFREGIEQIKENLENAGVDALIPIGGEGTLKGALWLHENGIPVVGVPKTIDNDVNATDYTFGFDTAVSVATDAIDRLHTTAESHNRVMVVEVMGRHVGWIALHAGMAGGAHYTVIPEVPFDIDEICKAMERRFQMGEKYGIVVVAEGARPKEGTMELKTGGIDQFGHEVFTGVGQQVADAIHERLGHDVRTTVLGHIQRGGTPTAYDRVLATRYGVHACRAAHEGKYGTVASLQGESIGLVSLQDAVGTLKVVPIERYEAAAALFG; encoded by the coding sequence ATGCGTATTGCGACTCTTACCTCCGGTGGTGATTGCCCGGGACTTAACGCGGTGATTCGTGGAATTGTCCGCACCGCGAGTTCTGAATATGGCTCCACCGTGGTCGGCTATGAAGATGGCTGGGTGGGGCTCCTCGAGGATCGCCGAATTCAGCTCTACGACGATGAGGAGATTGACCGGGTTCTCCTCCGGGGTGGAACTATCTTGGGCACGGGCCGTTTACACCCTGACAAATTCCGCGAAGGAATTGAACAGATTAAGGAAAACCTAGAGAACGCGGGGGTCGATGCATTGATCCCCATCGGCGGCGAGGGAACGCTTAAGGGTGCTCTCTGGCTCCATGAAAACGGAATTCCGGTGGTCGGTGTCCCTAAAACCATCGATAACGACGTTAATGCGACGGACTACACCTTCGGTTTCGATACCGCCGTCTCCGTCGCCACGGATGCGATTGACCGTTTGCACACCACCGCAGAGTCGCACAATCGTGTGATGGTCGTGGAGGTCATGGGCCGGCACGTCGGCTGGATTGCCCTCCACGCCGGTATGGCTGGTGGTGCCCACTACACCGTGATCCCCGAAGTTCCGTTCGATATCGACGAGATCTGTAAAGCCATGGAACGTCGTTTCCAGATGGGGGAGAAATACGGAATCGTCGTCGTCGCCGAGGGTGCCCGCCCGAAAGAAGGCACCATGGAACTGAAGACGGGCGGGATCGACCAGTTCGGCCACGAGGTATTCACCGGCGTTGGCCAGCAAGTTGCCGACGCTATCCATGAGCGCCTGGGTCACGATGTCCGTACCACGGTGTTGGGACACATCCAGCGCGGTGGTACGCCGACGGCTTATGATCGCGTTCTTGCCACGCGCTACGGTGTTCACGCTTGCCGCGCTGCTCACGAAGGTAAGTACGGAACCGTCGCTTCCCTCCAGGGAGAGAGTATTGGGCTGGTCAGCCTCCAGGATGCCGTGGGCACGCTGAAGGTTGTTCCGATCGAGCGGTACGAGGCCGCGGCTGCCCTGTTCGGTTAA
- a CDS encoding gamma-glutamyltransferase family protein, protein MSTFVLLIASGYTPVTRTAHAEPPVPNRDISVAPESNTDYRPDMTAVQTDSYSVSTANPVSTTAARDVLAAGGTAADALVTAQLVLGLVEPQSSGIGGGGYILYHDASSDSVTAIDGRETAPDNAPDTYLSQISATDTRAPEPDARRSGRSIGVPGIMAALGTLHAQHGKTQWGDLVQPAITLSENGFDISPRLATTIEDNAADLARDPEAAAYYLNPDGTGKKTGTRLTNPAYATTLTSLKLNGPQALYTGKIADDIVARARSEHGGTTPSSLTTADLAKYNPTVKQALCGPYRTHIVCGAPPSTSGGVTVAATLGILSHADLSAMKPLKVDNNGGVPSPEAVHIISEAERLAYADRDAYLADTAFENLPDGDYTKLLNPEYLAQRYSHINPEKSMGTAKAGTFDTDHARGEDQPEHGTSHISVVDSYGNAASMTTSVESAFGSFHMVDGFMLNNQLTDFAATPRDDDGQLKANRVEGGKRPRSSMSPTIVYTMTKTGERGDLYAVVGSPGGAVIPQFVIKTLIGILDWGLDPQQAVALPNFGARNKPETGIGGEHPDIGNDGKATPEAQELVDDLTRRGHTVNLDEQSSGLSAIIRTRDGHLLGGADPRREGAVMGG, encoded by the coding sequence ATGAGTACGTTCGTTCTGCTTATTGCCAGCGGGTACACACCGGTCACACGAACAGCGCACGCTGAACCCCCGGTGCCGAACCGGGATATTTCCGTCGCTCCCGAATCAAATACCGACTACCGCCCGGACATGACGGCGGTACAGACGGATTCATACTCCGTATCCACCGCGAACCCTGTCTCGACGACTGCCGCCCGCGATGTGTTGGCCGCCGGTGGAACCGCTGCTGATGCGTTGGTTACGGCGCAACTCGTGTTAGGGCTGGTGGAGCCTCAATCGTCCGGGATCGGCGGCGGTGGCTACATTCTGTACCACGACGCGTCGAGCGACTCTGTCACCGCCATCGATGGCCGCGAAACCGCGCCCGATAACGCACCTGACACCTACCTGTCGCAGATATCCGCCACCGACACCCGCGCACCCGAGCCCGACGCACGACGTTCCGGCAGGTCAATCGGCGTACCGGGGATCATGGCCGCCTTAGGCACCCTCCACGCGCAACACGGGAAAACGCAATGGGGCGACCTTGTCCAACCTGCCATCACCCTGTCTGAAAATGGTTTCGACATCAGCCCACGCCTCGCGACAACGATTGAGGACAATGCTGCCGACCTCGCCCGCGATCCGGAAGCCGCGGCCTATTACCTCAACCCCGATGGAACCGGAAAGAAAACCGGGACGCGCCTCACCAACCCGGCCTATGCGACGACACTGACATCCCTCAAGCTCAATGGCCCACAAGCGCTCTATACAGGGAAAATAGCCGACGACATCGTCGCCCGAGCACGCAGCGAGCATGGCGGGACAACACCATCGTCCTTAACGACGGCTGACCTCGCGAAATATAACCCCACTGTTAAACAAGCGCTATGCGGCCCCTACCGCACCCATATTGTCTGTGGGGCACCGCCATCCACCTCGGGCGGCGTCACAGTCGCAGCTACGCTGGGGATTCTTTCTCACGCGGATCTATCCGCCATGAAACCGCTCAAGGTCGACAACAATGGCGGCGTGCCCTCCCCTGAGGCCGTCCATATCATTTCTGAAGCGGAGCGCCTCGCCTACGCGGACCGCGACGCCTACCTTGCCGACACCGCTTTTGAGAACCTCCCCGACGGCGATTACACGAAATTGCTCAACCCGGAATACCTGGCGCAGCGGTATTCGCACATCAATCCAGAGAAATCCATGGGAACAGCGAAAGCCGGAACTTTCGATACGGACCACGCCCGCGGTGAGGATCAACCCGAACACGGAACTAGCCACATTTCCGTCGTCGATTCTTATGGGAACGCTGCCAGCATGACAACAAGTGTGGAATCGGCATTCGGCTCATTCCACATGGTCGATGGGTTCATGCTCAACAACCAGCTCACCGACTTCGCGGCCACACCCCGTGACGACGACGGCCAGCTCAAGGCGAACCGAGTTGAGGGCGGGAAACGGCCACGGTCATCCATGTCCCCCACGATCGTGTACACCATGACGAAGACTGGTGAGCGGGGAGATCTCTATGCCGTCGTCGGATCTCCCGGTGGAGCGGTTATCCCGCAATTTGTCATCAAAACACTGATCGGCATCCTCGACTGGGGACTTGACCCGCAGCAAGCCGTCGCTCTGCCTAATTTTGGGGCCCGAAATAAACCGGAAACCGGCATTGGCGGTGAGCATCCAGACATCGGCAATGACGGAAAAGCCACGCCAGAGGCTCAGGAACTGGTCGACGATCTCACACGTCGAGGGCACACCGTCAACCTCGACGAACAATCAAGTGGACTATCCGCCATCATCCGAACTCGCGACGGGCACCTCCTCGGCGGAGCGGATCCGCGCCGGGAAGGAGCCGTCATGGGCGGATGA
- a CDS encoding YkvI family membrane protein encodes MFRNTLSIALAFVGLIVGAGTASGQEGLQFFVAFGRWGLWGVVLAAILMSIAGTSVFILGSYYRAQEHKRVIDSSATKFLAIFLDIGILVTLFSLGFVMFAGAGSNLNQQYGLPTWVGATILLALVLSSGMLDISKVSAIIGAITPFIIVCITIVGLVTLIGIHPDYSHLDASAATINTNLPNWWISALNYVGFNLICGVSMAIVIGGSYFYPRQAGIGGGLGGLIFGFLLIVIAFSLYVKVDDVKDADLPMLALASNFNGPFGWVMSIVIYGMIFNTALGVFYALARRLTANHEERFRPTLVVTALVAFVISFFGFKTLVSNVYPILGYVGVVLMIVLVYSWRKSRIQIQEEGDRRRKLHELAERKLDPTKRFTSKQKRQLRHLIGESNIDDDVLRDILDRNDV; translated from the coding sequence ATGTTCAGAAATACGCTTTCGATCGCTTTAGCTTTTGTGGGGCTGATCGTTGGCGCGGGAACAGCCTCTGGGCAGGAGGGGCTGCAGTTTTTCGTCGCCTTTGGGCGCTGGGGCTTGTGGGGCGTTGTCCTCGCCGCGATCTTGATGAGCATTGCCGGCACCTCCGTCTTTATCCTCGGTAGCTATTACCGAGCTCAAGAGCACAAACGAGTCATCGATAGTTCCGCGACCAAGTTCCTGGCCATCTTCTTGGACATCGGCATTCTGGTCACCCTGTTTTCGCTCGGGTTCGTGATGTTCGCGGGTGCAGGCTCCAACCTCAATCAGCAATATGGCCTGCCGACGTGGGTCGGCGCGACAATTCTCCTGGCCCTCGTCCTGTCGTCAGGCATGTTGGATATCTCTAAAGTCTCGGCCATTATCGGTGCGATTACGCCGTTCATCATTGTCTGTATCACGATTGTCGGGCTGGTGACATTGATCGGAATTCACCCCGACTACAGCCACTTAGATGCGTCCGCAGCCACCATTAATACGAATCTGCCGAATTGGTGGATTTCGGCGCTCAACTACGTGGGCTTCAACCTTATTTGTGGTGTGTCCATGGCCATCGTGATCGGCGGTTCCTATTTTTATCCGCGCCAGGCCGGAATTGGTGGCGGCCTCGGAGGCCTGATTTTCGGGTTCTTGCTGATCGTCATCGCATTTTCGCTGTATGTGAAGGTCGATGATGTTAAAGATGCGGATCTTCCGATGCTTGCTCTCGCATCGAATTTCAACGGCCCGTTCGGGTGGGTCATGTCGATTGTCATTTACGGCATGATCTTCAATACAGCACTGGGCGTTTTCTACGCTCTGGCCCGTCGGTTGACTGCAAACCATGAGGAACGCTTCCGCCCGACGCTCGTTGTGACAGCTCTGGTCGCTTTCGTGATCAGTTTCTTTGGGTTCAAAACGCTGGTGTCGAATGTCTATCCAATCTTGGGATATGTCGGTGTCGTCCTCATGATCGTGTTGGTCTATTCGTGGAGGAAATCGCGGATCCAGATTCAGGAAGAGGGGGACCGACGTCGGAAGCTCCATGAGTTGGCTGAGCGAAAGTTGGACCCCACCAAGCGGTTCACCTCTAAACAGAAGCGCCAGCTCCGGCACCTCATCGGCGAGTCGAATATTGATGACGATGTGTTGCGCGACATCCTCGACCGCAACGACGTGTAG
- the gatA gene encoding Asp-tRNA(Asn)/Glu-tRNA(Gln) amidotransferase subunit GatA, with the protein METTYRVANFNADDFTTYTAADLAEKIHSGDVSSVEATQAHLDRISQIDGDIHAFLHVSADEALAAAKKVDDSIARGEKPSSPLAGVPLALKDVFTTTDAPTTCASKILEGYMSPYDATVTKRLREAGIPIVGKTNMDEFAMGSSTENSAYGPTHNPWDLARTPGGSGGGSAAALASGMAPLAIGTDTGGSIRQPAALTNTVGVKPTYGTVSRYGLVACASSLDQGGPTGRTVLDTALLHEVIAGYDPHDSTSVNRPVAPVVQAAREGAKGDLSGLKVGVVKQLAGDGYQDGVLESYNEAVATLSRLGAEVVDVDCPHFDDALSAYYLILPCEVSSNLARFDGMRYGLRVGDDGHHSANDVMELSREEGFGSEVKRRIILGTYALSVGYYDAYYLQAQRVRALIARDFAKAYEKVDVLVSPTTPTTAFKLGTKVDDPISMYRFDLCTLPLNLAGLCGMSVPSGLASDTNLPVGLQIMAPAHQDDRLYRVGAAYEAARSGESQE; encoded by the coding sequence ATGGAGACCACTTATCGCGTTGCGAACTTCAATGCTGACGATTTTACGACGTACACCGCGGCGGATCTAGCTGAAAAAATCCATTCCGGCGATGTATCCTCGGTGGAAGCGACTCAGGCGCACCTGGACCGTATTTCACAGATCGACGGCGATATCCATGCTTTCCTGCATGTTTCTGCCGACGAAGCTCTCGCAGCTGCCAAGAAGGTTGATGACAGTATCGCCCGTGGTGAGAAGCCGTCATCACCCCTGGCCGGTGTTCCTTTAGCCTTGAAAGACGTCTTTACGACGACGGACGCGCCGACGACGTGTGCGTCGAAAATCCTTGAAGGGTACATGAGCCCGTATGACGCGACGGTGACGAAGCGTTTGCGTGAGGCCGGTATCCCTATCGTCGGAAAGACCAACATGGACGAGTTCGCCATGGGGTCGTCCACGGAAAACTCCGCGTATGGGCCGACCCACAATCCGTGGGATCTTGCCCGGACCCCAGGTGGCTCCGGCGGTGGCTCGGCCGCAGCGTTGGCGTCGGGAATGGCGCCCCTCGCGATCGGTACCGACACCGGTGGATCTATCCGCCAGCCGGCGGCCCTGACCAATACGGTCGGGGTGAAGCCGACCTATGGCACGGTGTCGCGGTATGGCCTCGTTGCGTGTGCGTCGTCGCTTGATCAGGGTGGCCCGACCGGGCGCACAGTCCTGGATACCGCACTGTTGCACGAGGTCATCGCTGGATACGACCCGCATGATTCCACGTCGGTCAACCGCCCCGTTGCGCCGGTGGTTCAGGCCGCCCGCGAGGGTGCGAAGGGGGATCTCTCCGGCCTGAAGGTCGGCGTCGTCAAGCAATTGGCGGGCGATGGCTACCAGGACGGCGTCCTCGAGTCCTATAACGAAGCCGTGGCCACGCTCTCTCGCCTGGGTGCGGAGGTCGTGGATGTGGATTGTCCTCACTTCGACGATGCGTTGAGCGCGTACTACCTCATTCTTCCGTGTGAGGTGAGCTCGAACCTCGCCCGGTTCGACGGCATGCGCTACGGTCTGCGTGTCGGTGATGATGGCCACCACTCGGCCAACGACGTGATGGAGCTGTCCCGTGAAGAGGGCTTTGGTTCTGAGGTCAAGCGACGCATCATCCTGGGAACGTATGCGCTCTCTGTCGGATACTATGACGCCTACTACCTGCAGGCTCAGCGTGTTCGTGCGTTGATTGCCCGCGATTTTGCCAAGGCGTACGAGAAGGTCGATGTGCTGGTCTCTCCGACGACGCCGACCACGGCGTTCAAGTTGGGCACCAAGGTCGATGACCCCATTTCGATGTACCGGTTCGACCTGTGCACGCTGCCGCTGAACCTTGCAGGCTTGTGCGGTATGTCGGTTCCGTCGGGGCTTGCCTCTGATACGAATCTTCCCGTTGGCCTGCAGATTATGGCCCCAGCACACCAGGATGATCGACTGTATCGCGTCGGTGCCGCATATGAGGCTGCTCGCTCGGGAGAGTCACAAGAGTAG
- the gatC gene encoding Asp-tRNA(Asn)/Glu-tRNA(Gln) amidotransferase subunit GatC translates to MSSISRDEVAHLARLSRLSLTDDELDEFADQIDGIIEHVQKVSNVDTEGVEPMSHPSDLAGVMREDEVHPTLTAEQALDQAPASQRDRFEVPRILGE, encoded by the coding sequence GTGTCTTCTATTTCCCGCGACGAGGTCGCGCACCTTGCGCGCTTGTCTCGGCTCTCTCTCACCGACGACGAGCTGGATGAATTCGCTGACCAGATCGACGGCATTATCGAGCACGTCCAAAAAGTATCGAATGTTGATACCGAGGGCGTTGAGCCGATGAGCCATCCCTCTGATCTTGCCGGTGTTATGCGCGAGGATGAAGTTCATCCGACGTTGACGGCTGAGCAGGCCTTGGATCAGGCCCCGGCTAGCCAGCGTGACCGTTTCGAAGTACCGCGGATTCTGGGGGAGTAA
- the ilvA gene encoding threonine ammonia-lyase, biosynthetic has protein sequence MPPAQNPHPSNSDYLSLVVRAPVYDAAERTLLEPMPRMSQRLGNDVYVKREDTQPVHSFKVRGAYARMAALTDDEKRRGVVTASAGNHAQGIALSGSIMDVSALIVMPTMTPQIKVDAVGNFGGEVLLFGDNFDEAKERASEIAQSEGRVFVPPFDDPHVIAGQGTIGLEIFQQASTVDRVFVPVGGGGLAAGVAVVLKQLNPRISVIGVEPEGSACLTAALKAGEPVTLDRVSLYAEGVAVARIGDETFRVCRDNLDEVITVNSDEISAAVKDIFDDTRAVAEPSGAVALAGLKKYVTTHGVHGETLAHVLSGANLNFHGLRYISERAELGEHGEALLGVTIPERKGAFLEFCQVLGGRSVTEFNYRVDDHDRARIFVGVQLHEGDQERDDIIVDLQERSYDVVDLSSDDAAKEHVRYMIGGRAPRHFNERVFSIQFPEHPGALLHFLKVLGTHWNISLFHYRSHGMDYGRVLCGFDDTENPAGDGSDDDFDHHMQELGYQFKEVTDSMAYTYFLKS, from the coding sequence ATGCCTCCCGCCCAAAACCCCCACCCCTCCAATTCTGATTATTTGAGCTTAGTAGTTCGCGCCCCCGTGTATGACGCCGCGGAGAGAACGCTGCTCGAGCCGATGCCACGGATGTCGCAGCGATTGGGCAATGACGTCTATGTCAAGCGCGAAGACACCCAGCCGGTCCATAGTTTCAAGGTCCGCGGCGCCTACGCTCGCATGGCGGCCCTCACCGATGACGAGAAACGCCGTGGCGTGGTCACGGCCTCGGCGGGTAACCATGCGCAGGGTATTGCTCTATCCGGCAGCATTATGGATGTGTCGGCACTCATCGTTATGCCGACGATGACCCCGCAGATTAAGGTCGATGCCGTCGGGAACTTCGGTGGCGAGGTCCTTCTTTTCGGCGACAACTTCGACGAGGCCAAGGAACGCGCCTCTGAAATTGCCCAATCGGAGGGCCGAGTTTTCGTCCCTCCCTTCGACGATCCACATGTCATCGCTGGTCAGGGGACCATCGGGCTGGAGATCTTCCAGCAAGCGTCGACAGTTGACCGGGTTTTCGTTCCCGTCGGCGGTGGTGGTCTAGCCGCTGGCGTCGCCGTCGTGTTGAAGCAACTGAACCCACGCATCAGCGTTATCGGTGTGGAGCCCGAGGGCTCGGCCTGCTTGACCGCAGCCTTGAAGGCCGGCGAGCCCGTCACATTGGACCGTGTTTCGCTGTATGCGGAAGGTGTGGCAGTCGCCCGCATCGGTGACGAGACCTTCCGTGTATGTCGGGATAATCTCGACGAGGTCATCACGGTTAATTCCGACGAAATCAGTGCTGCCGTCAAAGATATTTTCGACGACACCCGCGCGGTGGCCGAGCCGTCGGGGGCCGTTGCTCTCGCGGGGTTGAAGAAATACGTGACGACCCACGGAGTGCATGGTGAGACACTGGCCCACGTGCTCTCTGGTGCGAACCTGAATTTCCATGGCCTCCGGTACATTTCCGAACGCGCTGAGCTGGGTGAACACGGCGAAGCGCTTCTGGGCGTGACGATTCCGGAGCGTAAAGGCGCGTTCCTCGAGTTCTGCCAGGTTCTCGGCGGCCGGTCTGTGACGGAATTTAACTATCGCGTGGATGACCATGATCGTGCGCGCATCTTCGTGGGTGTTCAGCTCCACGAGGGGGATCAAGAGCGCGACGACATCATCGTGGACTTGCAGGAGCGCTCCTATGATGTCGTCGATTTATCCAGCGACGACGCTGCGAAGGAACATGTCCGCTACATGATTGGCGGGCGAGCACCTAGGCATTTCAACGAGCGCGTGTTCTCCATCCAATTCCCTGAGCACCCTGGTGCCTTGCTCCACTTCCTGAAGGTCCTGGGCACGCACTGGAATATTAGCCTTTTCCACTACCGGAGCCACGGTATGGATTACGGTCGCGTGCTCTGCGGATTCGATGACACGGAGAACCCGGCGGGCGATGGGTCGGATGATGATTTCGACCATCACATGCAAGAACTGGGGTACCAGTTCAAGGAGGTCACGGACTCTATGGCCTACACGTACTTCCTCAAGTCATAG